In a genomic window of Silurus meridionalis isolate SWU-2019-XX chromosome 27, ASM1480568v1, whole genome shotgun sequence:
- the si:ch211-108c6.2 gene encoding uncharacterized protein si:ch211-108c6.2, which translates to MGQNQGRAGEQQGTLEEKEPGPNPGGSKKEGNASEATHGEVEDAAGLVRERLDGSPGTEPASPTLKLDTHSQKKGAPPIDWEWIQGGDGEREGGRTEVRGLQRLNNIRVAKRGTLSSEAAGSLKPECTSVVETSKKMDFKDSSNDWKDNIQDLAWDSSNRVQSAVHFHQSSSSIDEEMSATSEVTGSFKKQDGSRIKDFLPDHGINALTVTEDLHDDFFPFEVPIPKSEEPTRAAEKHNLDTLNAQLEKNFPGENPLPPDRSSALKPCEPSLAKKDGEKLSLSTSSEDNLPFKWRESDCQDTNVPFKTGSSGEHAHAGISEQMHGTGMPFLAMTYDLRNRSELKTTEKISPNSEDICKFTTTVESKTMDNCGNIEDHQAADSIIENSDVTARSMTKQDSSVIGLAFYKSSTIAEFEEEEKHLSKPESDTLKNNPERKPDISYDAVEVYKEAKENPDYYFSTETTKVQTEEIPKQFLTVVTGQSEKLSFPDMTKSITGETEPHLASYAALESQDAFDREREMFSNQDRAKGNTNTERNLDERSIVMFERYRDKSSGVMTSSERDRVNQSVDKNLTSVTDSHQEAAVSICDSELSSVFENPVGHEESEPSQSQVESNSYVALSEIAKPMDGHEAKTMPCEKKLCTEDLIKAFTGPVKDVLENSRTDIATGLLDSPHNSCSTQQDAHQNNVTPESTGQSSTSEHDTARLSQTDQSIVTRNDQTPVPAQDGVPARENLETPSKCKPVSDLIKETIQLHEKMKEWTKPAESKADVVLDSAQSVKVAQMKAAFDSPKKSLEKGLERKTSARKGKT; encoded by the coding sequence ATGGGACAGAATCAAGGTAGGGCTGGGGAGCAACAGGGGACACTGGAGGAAAAGGAACCCGGCCCAAACCCAGGGGGTAGCAAGAAGGAAGGAAACGCAAGCGAGGCGACCCACGGAGAGGTGGAGGATGCCGCAGGACTGGTTAGGGAAAGGCTGGATGGGAGCCCAGGCACAGAGCCAGCATCACCTACTCTGAAGCTGGATACTCACTCTCAGAAAAAAGGGGCCCCTCCTATAGACTGGGAATGGATACAGGGAGGGGATGGAGAACGAGAGGGAGGCAGGACTGAAGTTCGAGGCTTGCAGAGGCTGAACAATATTAGAGTCGCTAAGAGAGGCACGTTGAGCAGTGAAGCAGCTGGGTCTTTGAAACCAGAGTGCACATCTGTAGTGGAAACAAGCAAAAAGATGGACTTCAAGGACTCATCAAATGACTGGAAGGACAACATCCAGGATCTTGCATGGGACTCTTCTAACAGGGTGCAGAGCGCTGTTCATTTTCATCAGTCCAGTTCATCAATTGATGAGGAGATGAGTGCCACCTCAGAGGTTACAGGCAGCTTTAAGAAACAGGACGGAAGCAGAATAAAAGATTTTTTGCCTGATCATGGCATCAATGCTTTAACTGTCACAGAGGATTTACATgatgatttttttccatttgaagtGCCTATTCCGAAGTCTGAGGAACCAACCCGAGCTGCGGAGAAGCACAATCTAGACACATTGAATGCTCAATTAGAGAAGAATTTTCCTGGAGAAAATCCACTACCACCAGACAGATCTTCTGCCTTAAAGCCCTGTGAACCAAGCTTGGCTaaaaaagatggagaaaaaTTATCACTTTCTACTTCTTCTGAAGACAACCTACCATTCAAATGGAGAGAATCTGACTGCCAGGACACTAATGTTCCTTTTAAAACGGGTAGTTCAGGAGAACATGCGCATGCAGGAATATCAGAACAAATGCATGGAACGGGGATGCCATTTCTTGCAATGACCTATGACCTGCGCAATAGATCAGAGCTTAAAACAACAGAAAAGATATCACCAAACAGTGAGGATATCTGCAAATTCACCACCACTGTGGAGAGTAAAACGATGGATAACTGTGGAAACATAGAAGATCACCAGGCTGCAGATAGTATTATAGAGAATAGTGATGTGACAGCGAGGAGCATGACTAAGCAAGATTCCTCAGTGATAGGCCTTGCATTCTACAAAAGTTCAACTATAGCAGAGTTCGAAGAAGAGGAGAAGCACTTGTCTAAGCCAGAGTCTGACACACTAAAGAATAATCCAGAGAGAAAACCTGACATCTCATACGATGCAGTAGAAGTGTATAAAGAGGCCAAAGAAAATCCTGATTATTATTTCTCAACAGAAACAACCAAAGTCCAAACTGAGGAAATTCCTAAGCAGTTTTTGACAGTGGTGACTGGACAGTCAGAAAAACTGTCATTCCCTGACATGACAAAGTCCATTACAGGTGAAACAGAACCCCACCTGGCATCGTATGCCGCCTTGGAATCTCAGGATGCTTTTGATAGGGAGAGAGAAATGTTTTCCAACCAAGACAGAGCTAAGGGAAACACTAACACAGAAAGAAATTTGGACGAGCGATCAATTGTAATGTTCGAGAGATATAGAGACAAATCCTCTGGTGTGATGACATCATCAGAGAGGGACAGAGTTAATCAGAGTGTTGACAAAAACCTCACTTCAGTAACTGACAGTCATCAGGAAGCAGCTGTATCCATTTGTGACTCCGAGCTCAGCTCGGTCTTCGAGAATCCTGTGGGTCATGAAGAAAGCGAGCCATCGCAGTCACAAGTAGAATCAAACAGTTATGTAGCTTTGAGTGAAATTGCAAAACCAATGGATGGCCATGAAGCAAAGACTATGCCATGTGAGAAAAAGCTTTGCACTGAAGACCTCATCAAAGCATTCACTGGTCCTGTTAAGGATGTATTAGAGAACTCTAGGACAGATATTGCCACTGGTCTTCTAGATTCCCCACACAACTCCTGCTCTACACAACAAGATGCTCACCAAAACAATGTTACACCGGAATCCACAGGACAGTCTTCTACTTCTGAACATGACACTGCTCGACTGAGCCAAACCGATCAAAGCATCGTCACAAGGAATGATCAGACTCCCGTACCTGCTCAGGATGGTGTCCCAGCAAGGGAAAATTTAGAAACCCCTTCAAAATGCAAGCCTGTGTCAGACCTGATTAAAGAAACCATTCAGCTGCATGAGAAGATGAAGGAGTGGACCAAACCCGCAGAGTCTAAAGCTGATGTGGTCTTGGACTCTGCACAGTCTGTCAAAGTGGCGCAGATGAAGGCTGCATTCGATTCGCCAAAAAAGTCTCTGGAAAAAGGTCTGGAAAGAAAAACGTCAGCGAGGAAAGGTAAGACCTAG